The Peribacillus simplex genome contains a region encoding:
- a CDS encoding DUF896 domain-containing protein: MLSKEKLARINELSKKAKAEGLTEVEAKEQTQLRSEYLETFRKSMTNTLEHVKVVDPEGNDVTPQKIKNIKEKRNLH, from the coding sequence ATGTTATCAAAAGAAAAATTAGCCCGTATTAATGAACTTTCTAAAAAGGCAAAGGCTGAAGGTTTGACGGAAGTTGAGGCGAAAGAGCAAACCCAATTGAGAAGTGAGTATTTGGAAACATTCAGAAAGTCCATGACCAATACGTTGGAGCATGTGAAAGTCGTGGATCCAGAAGGTAATGACGTCACTCCTCAAAAGATTAAAAATATAAAAGAAAAAAGAAACTTACATTAA
- a CDS encoding YneB family resolvase-like protein — protein sequence MKAVIYCRVSTEKESQETSLARQEDELVKLAEKMDVEVISIIKEQASGYELNRDGIFDMLELFKTKEAEALLIQDETRLGRGNAKIALFHVILKEDVKIYTLSHDGELELSDSDAMVIQIVGIVEEYQRKLHNLKIKRGMIRAVEKGYRPQENLQNQRNSTGRDRKEIPIEEIIKLRANGLTFAEIAATLRGFGYNVSKATVNRRFLEHQLNTLESQS from the coding sequence ATGAAAGCGGTAATCTATTGTAGGGTCAGCACAGAAAAAGAGTCACAGGAAACATCATTGGCAAGGCAGGAAGATGAATTAGTCAAATTGGCAGAAAAGATGGATGTCGAAGTCATTTCCATAATAAAAGAACAGGCAAGTGGTTATGAGTTGAATAGGGATGGCATTTTTGACATGCTCGAATTATTTAAAACCAAGGAAGCTGAAGCACTATTAATCCAGGACGAAACAAGATTGGGAAGAGGAAATGCCAAAATAGCCCTTTTCCATGTCATCCTTAAAGAAGATGTGAAAATTTATACACTCTCACACGATGGGGAACTTGAGCTATCGGATTCGGATGCGATGGTCATCCAGATAGTCGGAATTGTAGAAGAATATCAAAGGAAACTACATAATCTTAAAATAAAACGCGGGATGATAAGGGCCGTTGAAAAAGGGTATCGTCCTCAAGAAAATCTTCAGAATCAAAGGAATTCCACTGGAAGGGACCGTAAGGAGATTCCTATAGAAGAAATTATTAAACTCCGGGCCAATGGATTGACATTTGCAGAGATCGCAGCAACTTTAAGGGGCTTTGGATACAATGTATCTAAGGCTACTGTGAACAGGCGTTTTCTCGAACATCAACTGAATACACTGGAAAGTCAATCATAG